Proteins from a genomic interval of Chionomys nivalis chromosome 7, mChiNiv1.1, whole genome shotgun sequence:
- the Otop3 gene encoding proton channel OTOP3: MASQTSAPAQVTPVSSSETETTEAASTYDQADMPTNHTGLPCPPKQKSWLARHFSLLLRRDRQAQKAGQLFSGLLALNVVFLGGAFICSMIFNNVAVTLGDVWILLAALKVLSLSWLLYYVVGTTRKPHAVLYRDPHAGPIWVRGSLVLFGSCTICLNAFRMGYDVSHIHCKSEVELIFPVIEIIFMSVQTWVLWRRCKDCVQVQTNLTRCGLMLTLATNLLLWVLAVTNDSMHREIEAELDALMEKFSGNETNTCMCLNATVCEVFRKGYLMLYPFSTEYCLICCAVLFVMWKNVGRRLAAHSGVHPNRPPFRLHGVIFGPLLGLLALVAGVCVFVLFQIEASGPEIGRQYFTLYYAYYVVVLPTMSLACLAGTAIHGLEERELDTLKNPTRSLDVVLLMGAALGQMGIAYFSIVAIVATRPHELLNQLILAYSLLLILQHITQNLFIIEGLHRRPLWEPVLPDADVMGKQDAELPRRGSLRELGQDLRRASRAYIHSYSHLNWKRRVLKEISLFLILCNITLWMMPAFGIHPEFENGLEKDFYGYRTWFTIVNFGLPLGVFYRMHSVGGLVEVYLGA; encoded by the exons ATGGCTTCGCAGACCTCAG cccctgctcagGTCACACCCGTGTCATCTTCAGAAACagagaccaccgaagcagcatcTACCTATGACCAAGCAGACATGCCAACCAATCACACAGGGCTCCCATGCCCTCCAAAGCAGAAGTCCTGGCTAGCACGGCATTTCTCCCTGCTGTTGAGGAGAGACCGACAGGCCCAGAAGGCCGGGCAGCTCTTCTCGGGGCTCCTGGCCCTCAATGTGGTGTTTCTGGGTGGGGCATTCATCTGTAGCATGATCTTCAACAATGTGGCTGTCACTCTGGGTGACGTGTGGATCCTGCTGGCCGCGCTGAAGGTCCTCTCCCTGTCGTGGCTCCTCTACTACGTAGTGGGCACCACACGGAAGCCCCACGCCGTGCTGTACCGTGACCCTCATGCAGGACCCATTTGGGTGAGGG GCTCCCTAGTGCTCTTCGGCAGCTGCACTATCTGCCTGAATGCATTCCGCATGGGCTACGATGTGAGTCACATTCACTGCAAGTCAGAAGTGGAGCTCATCTTTCCGGTCATTGAGATCATCTTCATGAGTGTCCAG acatgggtgctgtggAGGCGCTGCAAAGACTGTGTTCAGGTGCAGACCAACCTCACCAG GTGTGGCCTCATGCTGACCCTGGCCACGAACCTGCTGCTGTGGGTTCTGGCTGTGACCAATGACTCCATGCACCGTGAGATTGAGGCCGAGCTCGACGCCCTCATGGAAAAATTCTCAG GTAACGAGACGAACACTTGCATGTGTCTCAACGCCACGGTGTGCGAGGTCTTCCGGAAGGGCTACCTGATGCTCTACCCATTCAGCACAGAGTACTGCCTCATCTGCTGTGCGGTACTCTTTGTCATGTGGAAGAACGTGGGCCGCCGCCTGGCAGCCCACTCGGGTGTCCATCCCAACAGACCACCCTTCCGCCTGCACGGGGTCATCTTTGGGCCCCTGCTGGGGCTTTTGGCGCTGGTGGCTGGTGTGTGCGTCTTCGTGCTCTTCCAGATCGAGGCAAGCGGCCCCGAGATAGGCCGCCAGTACTTCACCCTCTACTATGCATACTATGTGGTCGTGCTGCCCACCATGAGCCTGGCGTGCCTGGCAGGCACAGCCATTCATGGGCTGGAGGAGCGAGAACTGGACACACTCAAGAACCCCACCCGCAGCCTGGATGTGGTGCTGCTGATGGGCGCTGCCCTGGGCCAGATGGGCATCGCCTACTTCTCCATTGTGGCTATTGTGGCCACCCGGCCACACGAGCTGCTCAACCAGCTCATCCTGGCCTACTCCCTACTGCTTATCCTACAACACATCACACAGAATCTCTTCATCATTGAGGGCCTGCACCGCCGCCCGCTCTGGGAGCCTGTGCTCCCGGATGCAGACGTGATGGGGAAGCAGGATGCTGAGCTGCCCCGCAGAGGCTCCCTGCGGGAACTGGGCCAGGATCTACGGAGAGCCTCAAGGGCCTACATTCACTCCTACAGTCACCTCAATTGGAAACGAAGGGTGCTCAAGGAAATCTcgctcttcctcatcctctgcaACATCACG